In the genome of Carnobacterium viridans, one region contains:
- a CDS encoding PadR family transcriptional regulator — MDIKLKKSYFPMTETAFYILLSLATPRHGYAIIDHVKQLTKKRISLGPGTIYGTLSKMKKDGLIEPVKEENNRKIYQITRLGEKILEAEKARIKELYMNSKGGI; from the coding sequence ATGGATATTAAATTAAAGAAATCTTACTTTCCAATGACTGAAACAGCATTCTATATTCTTTTATCTTTAGCTACACCTAGACATGGATATGCAATTATTGATCATGTTAAACAACTGACTAAGAAGCGAATTTCACTAGGACCAGGAACCATTTACGGAACATTATCAAAGATGAAAAAAGATGGTTTGATTGAACCGGTAAAAGAAGAAAACAACCGAAAGATCTATCAAATCACACGATTAGGGGAAAAAATTTTAGAGGCTGAGAAAGCTCGCATCAAAGAGCTTTATATGAATTCTAAGGGAGGGATATAA
- a CDS encoding DUF2812 domain-containing protein, with product MEKKVFKFITVDQLEKEQEFLHEMDLKGWHFKCYKNLRYHFEQNPPANYVYWIDYKETLADLDEYLAIFEDAGWEVVYSYPIFQGSWIYFRKLSTDDSRDLEIFTDRDSMVDLLKKVRMHWTWFGTAMSLLLLFFTILNLFISKSLVSGVPTALCFLFIAILYVKLFINLTKKSSN from the coding sequence ATGGAGAAAAAAGTCTTTAAGTTTATTACAGTAGATCAATTAGAAAAAGAGCAAGAATTTTTGCATGAGATGGATTTAAAAGGTTGGCATTTTAAGTGTTACAAGAACTTAAGGTACCATTTTGAACAAAATCCTCCAGCGAATTATGTTTATTGGATCGACTACAAAGAAACACTAGCAGATCTAGATGAGTATCTAGCTATTTTTGAAGATGCAGGTTGGGAAGTCGTTTACTCTTATCCTATATTTCAAGGCAGTTGGATCTATTTTAGAAAACTTAGCACAGATGATTCTCGAGATCTCGAAATTTTTACGGACAGGGATTCGATGGTTGATTTATTAAAAAAAGTAAGAATGCATTGGACTTGGTTTGGAACAGCTATGTCACTTTTGTTGCTTTTTTTTACAATCTTGAATTTATTTATCTCCAAGTCTCTTGTCAGTGGTGTTCCAACAGCCCTTTGTTTCCTTTTTATTGCAATTCTTTACGTAAAACTTTTCATTAATCTAACTAAAAAATCAAGCAACTAG
- a CDS encoding cytosine deaminase — translation MIIQNAALRGKRGFWQITIEDGMFTGIEPQPVAAEKTNDVLDVNGSLVLPPFIEPHIHLDTTLTAGEPEWNQSGTLFEGIQRWSERKAFLTHEDVKTRAKKALQWQIAQGIQYVRTHVDVTDPKLTALKAMLEVKAEMAPYVDIQIVAFPQEGILSYPNGKELMEEALKMGADVVGGIPHYEFTREYGVESLKFAFDLAEKYDRLVDIHCDEIDDEQSRFVEVVAKEAYERGMGSRTTASHTTAMGSYNNAYTSKLFRLLKLSDIRFVSNPLVNMHLQGRFDTYPKRRGLTRVKELLEADLTVCFGHDDIYDPWYPLGTGNMLQVLLMGLHATQLTGYEEIMNAMDLITINSAKTLHIEEHYGIEEGKPADFIVLPAENEYEAIRRQVPVRYSYKKGKKIAETTLSETRTMIDGFKEPVQFSR, via the coding sequence ATGATCATTCAAAATGCAGCGCTAAGAGGAAAAAGAGGCTTTTGGCAAATCACAATTGAAGACGGAATGTTTACCGGTATTGAACCGCAGCCGGTAGCCGCAGAAAAAACAAATGATGTTTTAGATGTCAACGGTTCACTGGTGCTTCCGCCGTTTATTGAACCGCATATCCATTTAGACACAACATTGACAGCAGGCGAGCCGGAATGGAATCAAAGCGGAACATTATTCGAAGGCATCCAGCGTTGGTCTGAACGCAAAGCTTTTCTAACACATGAAGACGTTAAAACACGTGCAAAAAAAGCCCTACAATGGCAAATTGCTCAAGGGATTCAGTATGTACGCACACATGTAGATGTTACAGATCCAAAGTTAACGGCCTTAAAAGCTATGTTAGAAGTAAAAGCAGAAATGGCACCTTATGTCGATATCCAAATCGTTGCATTCCCACAAGAAGGCATCTTATCTTATCCAAATGGAAAAGAACTGATGGAAGAAGCCTTGAAAATGGGAGCTGATGTAGTGGGCGGCATTCCGCACTATGAATTCACTAGAGAATATGGCGTAGAATCCCTTAAGTTTGCTTTTGACTTGGCGGAGAAATACGATCGTCTAGTTGATATTCACTGTGATGAAATCGATGATGAACAATCACGTTTTGTAGAAGTGGTGGCAAAAGAAGCTTACGAAAGAGGAATGGGCTCACGTACAACAGCCAGCCATACAACAGCGATGGGATCATACAATAACGCATATACGTCTAAATTATTCCGACTATTGAAACTATCTGATATTCGTTTTGTTTCCAATCCATTGGTCAACATGCATTTGCAAGGAAGGTTCGATACCTATCCGAAACGTCGGGGACTGACACGTGTCAAAGAATTATTGGAAGCTGATTTAACGGTTTGTTTCGGTCATGACGATATTTACGACCCTTGGTATCCACTAGGAACAGGAAATATGCTGCAAGTTCTGTTGATGGGGCTGCATGCCACTCAACTGACAGGTTATGAAGAGATTATGAATGCTATGGATTTGATTACGATCAATAGTGCAAAAACACTGCATATTGAAGAACACTATGGCATTGAAGAAGGAAAGCCAGCTGACTTTATTGTTCTGCCGGCTGAAAATGAGTACGAAGCAATCCGCAGGCAAGTACCGGTCCGCTATTCTTATAAAAAAGGCAAAAAAATTGCAGAAACTACATTAAGTGAAACACGGACCATGATAGACGGATTCAAGGAACCTGTGCAATTCAGTCGTTAA
- the codB gene encoding cytosine permease — translation MKKIDTEFSLQTVPQTSRNSFAKTMAVMLGFTFFSASMLAGGQLGLSLTFSQFLLVILLGNLALCLYTGTLAHIAAKMGLSTHLLAKYSFGEKGSYLPSFLLGFTQVGWFGVGVAMFAVPIAKEMGWNSYLLIFVFGTAITLASLYGMKSLVILSFIAVPLIAVLGSYSAIEATQFMGGLSALFEYEPQSSLTISAALTICIGSFISGGTLTADFARFAKTSRSAVAATSTAFFLGNSLMFLFGAVGSMVYGLSDISEVLFLQGLAIPAILVLALNIWTTNDNALYASGLGFANITKISKKFWVFVNGMVGTVLAMWMYTNFVGFLNLLSAAIPSIGAIIIADYFFVKRRNYAKFEEADFVSVNWTALLAWAIGVALAQFAPGITPLNALVGTAVVYIGLMKLPKAKTALTVEKNN, via the coding sequence ATGAAGAAAATTGATACAGAGTTTTCATTACAAACGGTACCGCAAACGAGCCGGAATTCTTTTGCAAAAACAATGGCTGTAATGCTGGGTTTCACCTTTTTTTCAGCCAGCATGCTAGCAGGAGGGCAATTGGGATTAAGTTTAACTTTCTCTCAATTTTTGCTCGTCATTTTGTTGGGAAACTTGGCACTATGTCTTTATACTGGAACATTGGCGCACATTGCAGCTAAAATGGGATTGTCTACTCACTTGCTGGCAAAATACTCGTTTGGTGAGAAAGGTTCATACTTACCATCCTTCTTATTGGGCTTTACGCAAGTTGGATGGTTTGGAGTCGGTGTGGCGATGTTTGCTGTTCCGATTGCAAAAGAAATGGGCTGGAATAGTTACTTGCTGATTTTCGTCTTTGGGACCGCAATCACGTTGGCTTCTCTTTATGGGATGAAGTCGCTGGTGATTTTAAGCTTTATAGCGGTTCCCTTGATTGCGGTTTTAGGAAGCTACTCTGCTATTGAAGCAACCCAATTCATGGGCGGTTTGTCAGCTCTTTTCGAGTATGAACCCCAATCAAGTCTCACTATATCAGCTGCTTTGACAATCTGTATCGGATCCTTTATTAGCGGAGGTACATTGACAGCCGATTTTGCCCGGTTTGCAAAAACTTCGCGGTCAGCTGTTGCGGCTACCTCAACAGCTTTCTTCCTGGGCAATTCGTTGATGTTCTTATTTGGAGCTGTGGGGTCGATGGTTTATGGACTCTCAGATATCTCAGAAGTTTTATTTTTACAAGGTTTGGCGATACCGGCAATTTTAGTACTGGCTCTGAACATCTGGACCACTAATGATAACGCGCTTTACGCTTCTGGTTTAGGATTTGCCAATATTACAAAAATCTCTAAAAAATTCTGGGTTTTTGTGAACGGAATGGTTGGTACCGTGCTGGCTATGTGGATGTACACTAATTTTGTCGGCTTTTTGAACTTGCTGAGTGCGGCTATTCCCTCGATTGGAGCAATCATCATCGCAGATTACTTTTTTGTGAAGCGTCGCAACTATGCAAAATTTGAAGAAGCAGATTTTGTATCCGTCAACTGGACAGCACTTCTGGCTTGGGCTATCGGTGTAGCTTTGGCTCAATTTGCACCAGGAATTACTCCGCTAAATGCATTAGTGGGCACTGCTGTGGTTTATATAGGATTGATGAAATTACCGAAAGCTAAGACAGCACTAACAGTTGAAAAAAATAATTAA
- a CDS encoding DUF1858 domain-containing protein → MKEINLDSSVYELVTAYPEIQTILFDLGLKDIQKPGMLTTVGRYMTIPKGAKMKKIDLKVIIDQLEQLGFTIKE, encoded by the coding sequence ATGAAAGAAATCAATCTAGACTCTTCTGTTTATGAATTAGTTACAGCGTACCCCGAAATTCAAACTATTCTATTTGATTTAGGTTTAAAAGACATCCAAAAACCTGGCATGTTAACGACTGTAGGAAGATATATGACTATTCCAAAGGGAGCAAAGATGAAAAAAATTGATTTGAAAGTTATTATTGATCAACTAGAACAACTAGGCTTTACTATTAAGGAGTGA
- a CDS encoding DUF438 domain-containing protein has product MENNTVQRQKKIVEILTLLHEGGEFEEAKRLFDESFDGVDVSEITAAERELIASGLDPSEIQHLCNVHAAVFKGSIRDIHRSNYEHEYPGHPVHTLKLENRVIHSLLEDEIQEVFDRLAKGDFSQKERLQHALLDLTQIDKHYARKETLIFSYMERYGITAPPKVMWGVDDAIRAAIKDVNLYLSSDKFAINPLREKIEHIITEAEEMIFKEEEIMIPMVLDVFSLTDWQRIAEDSLDIGFAFIPKPLNWKPSKDALAQEKDQQEARTQAAKKAADMTAAISQAPPITETEHYDWQDDPLSEGSIVLPTGVLQLKELTAIFGVLPVDLTFVNHEDRVRFYSEGKNRVFPRTNSVIGREVINCHPPKSMHMVQKILDDFRSGERNEAEFWINLHGKMIYIRYFAIHNPETTDYLGCLEVTQDITEIQKIQGEHRLLSESN; this is encoded by the coding sequence ATGGAAAACAATACTGTTCAGCGTCAGAAAAAAATTGTTGAAATTTTAACCTTACTTCATGAAGGTGGAGAGTTTGAAGAAGCTAAGCGTCTCTTCGACGAGTCTTTTGATGGTGTGGATGTCAGCGAAATTACAGCTGCAGAAAGAGAATTGATTGCCAGTGGTTTAGATCCTTCAGAAATCCAACATCTATGTAATGTTCATGCGGCTGTATTTAAAGGTTCTATCAGAGATATCCATCGTTCAAATTACGAACATGAGTATCCTGGCCATCCTGTTCACACTTTAAAGTTGGAAAACAGAGTCATTCACTCACTCTTAGAAGATGAAATCCAAGAAGTTTTTGATCGATTAGCTAAAGGGGACTTTTCTCAAAAAGAGCGTCTACAGCATGCTTTATTAGATTTGACACAAATTGATAAACATTATGCACGAAAAGAAACATTGATTTTTTCTTATATGGAAAGATATGGCATTACTGCGCCACCAAAAGTTATGTGGGGTGTTGATGATGCTATCCGTGCAGCTATAAAAGATGTAAATCTTTATTTAAGTAGCGATAAATTTGCCATTAACCCTCTAAGGGAGAAAATCGAACACATTATAACAGAAGCAGAAGAAATGATTTTTAAAGAAGAAGAAATTATGATTCCAATGGTTCTAGATGTTTTTTCCTTAACAGATTGGCAAAGGATTGCTGAAGATAGCTTAGATATTGGTTTTGCTTTCATTCCTAAGCCTTTAAATTGGAAACCTAGTAAAGATGCACTAGCGCAAGAAAAAGACCAGCAAGAAGCTCGGACACAAGCAGCAAAAAAAGCCGCTGATATGACAGCAGCTATCTCGCAAGCTCCTCCTATTACTGAGACAGAACATTACGATTGGCAGGACGATCCATTAAGTGAAGGCTCTATCGTTTTACCAACTGGTGTCCTTCAGTTAAAAGAATTAACAGCTATTTTTGGTGTTTTACCTGTGGATCTCACTTTTGTAAATCATGAAGATCGCGTACGCTTTTATTCAGAAGGAAAGAATCGTGTTTTTCCTCGTACAAATTCTGTCATTGGACGCGAAGTGATTAATTGCCATCCTCCTAAAAGTATGCATATGGTTCAGAAAATTCTTGACGATTTTAGAAGCGGTGAAAGAAATGAAGCAGAATTTTGGATCAATCTACATGGAAAAATGATTTATATTCGCTATTTTGCTATTCACAATCCTGAAACAACTGACTATCTAGGCTGTTTAGAAGTCACACAAGATATTACCGAAATTCAAAAAATCCAAGGAGAACACCGATTATTGAGTGAGAGCAACTAA
- a CDS encoding ROK family protein, whose product MSIVVFDIGGSAVKFGLWENEGLSNKGSFYTPKNWDDMKEEMMKVYHNFTKNYSVNGVAISAPGAVDAKEGIINGISAVPYLHYFPIKKEWEDLFGVPVSMENDANCAALAEVWHGAAKNIQHALFLIIGSGIGGSVVIDRKLFKGKDLFGGEFGYMLLDGEHTLSEMGSPVQTAKRYGKEIGLDTVVDGKYLFKEADRGEPLAVKYVNGLIDALARGIYNLSISFNPDMVVIGGGISVREDLIQRLHERTSFYLERQKAQDVKLNIQVCKFHNDANLIGAVAHFEQTVDYKKNIMS is encoded by the coding sequence ATGAGTATAGTGGTATTTGATATCGGCGGATCAGCAGTGAAATTTGGATTATGGGAAAATGAAGGCTTAAGCAATAAAGGTTCATTTTATACACCCAAAAATTGGGATGATATGAAAGAAGAAATGATGAAAGTTTATCATAACTTTACAAAAAATTATTCAGTGAATGGCGTGGCCATCAGTGCTCCGGGTGCTGTTGATGCAAAAGAAGGGATTATCAATGGAATCAGTGCTGTTCCTTACCTCCATTACTTTCCAATCAAAAAAGAATGGGAAGATTTATTTGGAGTGCCCGTTTCAATGGAAAATGATGCTAATTGTGCTGCATTAGCAGAAGTGTGGCATGGTGCTGCAAAAAATATCCAACATGCGTTGTTCCTAATCATTGGTTCTGGTATTGGCGGATCCGTCGTTATTGATCGTAAGTTATTTAAAGGAAAAGACCTTTTCGGAGGAGAATTTGGCTATATGTTGTTAGATGGTGAACATACGTTAAGTGAAATGGGAAGTCCAGTTCAAACTGCAAAACGCTATGGAAAAGAAATAGGATTAGATACAGTTGTAGATGGAAAGTACCTTTTCAAAGAAGCGGATAGAGGAGAACCCTTGGCTGTGAAATATGTGAATGGTCTTATTGATGCCTTGGCACGTGGAATTTATAACCTTTCTATTAGTTTTAATCCTGATATGGTTGTTATTGGTGGTGGCATATCTGTCAGAGAAGACCTTATTCAACGCTTGCATGAACGAACTTCCTTTTATTTAGAACGTCAAAAGGCACAAGATGTAAAATTAAATATCCAAGTTTGTAAATTTCACAATGATGCTAATTTGATTGGTGCGGTAGCTCATTTTGAACAAACGGTGGACTACAAGAAGAATATAATGAGTTAA
- a CDS encoding DeoR/GlpR family DNA-binding transcription regulator, which yields MNQLKRQELIFNLLKVNGEVSSNELAAELSVSMMTINRDLKEISTWEGIHLVHGGAVYRGENALENPISIKEEVSVQEKKQIGKFCRSLVKPGSAVFIETGTTALAVAREIFTIEGCQFYTNSLLVLNSLSKYEEIHLHSVPGKYRELSKGFLGLETADFVRNFNFDVAFIGAEGISADFGITLPNEEDAFTKRAIMNQSKKTILVADHKKFGLSYLHKIGDIEEVDMIVTDLDSQQTNFKELKSLTTIISIKDEENKHEY from the coding sequence TTGAATCAATTAAAAAGACAAGAATTGATTTTTAATTTGCTAAAAGTCAATGGAGAAGTGTCATCTAATGAACTTGCTGCTGAATTAAGCGTTTCCATGATGACGATCAACCGTGATCTTAAAGAGATTTCCACATGGGAAGGTATCCATCTTGTACATGGAGGAGCTGTTTACCGAGGAGAAAATGCTTTAGAAAATCCTATCTCTATTAAAGAAGAAGTTAGTGTTCAAGAAAAAAAACAAATTGGTAAGTTTTGTAGAAGCTTAGTCAAACCCGGCAGTGCTGTTTTTATTGAGACAGGAACTACTGCTCTGGCTGTGGCAAGAGAAATATTTACTATTGAAGGATGTCAGTTTTATACCAACTCCTTATTAGTTCTCAATTCTTTATCCAAATATGAAGAAATTCATTTGCACAGTGTTCCTGGAAAGTACCGTGAATTATCTAAAGGTTTTTTAGGATTAGAAACGGCTGATTTTGTTAGAAATTTCAACTTTGATGTAGCTTTTATAGGTGCTGAAGGAATTAGTGCTGACTTTGGGATCACTTTGCCCAATGAGGAAGATGCTTTTACAAAAAGAGCCATTATGAATCAATCGAAGAAAACCATTTTAGTGGCAGATCATAAAAAATTTGGCCTCTCTTACCTTCATAAAATCGGGGATATCGAAGAGGTTGATATGATCGTGACTGATTTAGACAGCCAGCAAACAAATTTTAAAGAATTAAAATCATTGACGACTATTATTTCTATTAAAGATGAGGAGAATAAACATGAATATTAA
- a CDS encoding M24 family metallopeptidase, translating into MNINLNKVTLPTIHTNLKSIYLTDKTMTARKENFLAKMKQQSIDTAIIYADREHGANFEYFTGFIPRFEEACLVMHANGDSYLLLGNENLKLASHSRIPAHAIHVPYFSLPNQPMNGEKALADYFKESQISPDAIIGVIGWKLFTSSQYDNSGLFDLPFYIVDSLIHYVADRKQLKNFASALISPEGGLRTTHNANEIAHFEYGATLAGKGMFAAIQAVEVGKTEKEIGALLALDGQPNTVTTISAAGKRFTNATLYPRDNEALLGDNYSMTVGYKGGLSSRAGFVASSENDLPEKQSDYLEKVGIPYFTAYTTWLENIKVGTVGDKFYSMIEEVFPSEMYGWTLNPGHYTGDDEWMSSPFFKGSTAVVKSGQLFQVDIIPSVLGYSGASCEEPVAIADKALQDDLKEQYPDVWKRIEERRNYIKNVIHIDLSDDVLPLSDTVAFYTPFLLNKTLAYTKEV; encoded by the coding sequence ATGAATATTAATTTAAATAAAGTAACTCTACCAACTATCCACACAAATCTTAAATCGATTTATTTAACAGACAAAACAATGACCGCTCGAAAGGAAAATTTTTTAGCAAAAATGAAACAGCAATCTATCGATACTGCAATTATTTATGCAGACCGTGAGCATGGCGCAAATTTCGAATATTTCACAGGATTTATTCCTCGTTTTGAAGAAGCTTGTTTAGTGATGCACGCCAATGGAGACAGCTATTTGTTACTAGGAAATGAAAATTTAAAACTAGCATCTCACTCTCGCATTCCTGCACATGCGATTCACGTGCCTTACTTCTCTTTACCGAATCAACCGATGAATGGAGAAAAGGCACTAGCGGATTATTTTAAAGAAAGCCAGATTTCTCCCGATGCTATAATCGGTGTTATTGGATGGAAATTATTTACTTCTAGCCAATACGACAATAGTGGATTATTCGACTTGCCTTTCTATATCGTAGACAGTTTAATCCATTATGTTGCAGACCGTAAGCAATTAAAAAACTTTGCTTCAGCTCTTATCTCTCCAGAAGGCGGATTACGCACGACTCATAACGCCAACGAGATCGCTCATTTTGAATATGGGGCAACCTTAGCTGGAAAAGGTATGTTCGCAGCGATCCAAGCTGTGGAAGTTGGTAAAACAGAGAAAGAAATTGGCGCTTTACTCGCTCTAGATGGCCAACCGAATACTGTGACGACGATTAGTGCTGCTGGCAAACGGTTTACCAATGCTACTCTTTATCCAAGAGACAACGAAGCCTTGTTAGGCGATAACTATTCTATGACAGTAGGGTATAAAGGTGGGTTAAGTAGTCGTGCTGGCTTTGTAGCGTCTTCTGAAAATGACTTGCCAGAAAAACAATCTGATTACTTGGAAAAAGTTGGCATTCCTTATTTTACTGCCTATACTACTTGGTTGGAAAACATAAAAGTTGGTACAGTGGGAGATAAATTTTATTCCATGATCGAAGAAGTCTTTCCTTCTGAGATGTACGGCTGGACATTGAATCCAGGGCATTATACAGGAGATGATGAATGGATGTCATCACCATTCTTTAAAGGTTCTACAGCTGTTGTGAAGAGCGGTCAACTGTTCCAAGTAGATATCATTCCTAGTGTTCTTGGCTACTCAGGAGCAAGTTGTGAAGAACCTGTCGCTATCGCGGATAAAGCACTACAAGATGACTTAAAAGAACAGTATCCTGATGTGTGGAAACGAATTGAAGAAAGAAGAAATTACATCAAGAACGTTATCCACATAGACTTATCAGATGACGTATTGCCCTTAAGCGATACCGTTGCATTTTACACGCCGTTCTTATTAAACAAGACATTAGCTTATACAAAGGAAGTCTAA
- a CDS encoding ABC transporter ATP-binding protein has product MTTSVEVLSIEKNYGRKEVLKNFSLSVEKGEVYVLLGKNGAGKSTLFKILTGLSKATNGEIIILNESKDLEKVKTKIGSNINEPVFYEHLSAHENLRIHCEYMGVSNNQISEWLKTVGLTIDNDRPVKEYSLGMRQRLVLARCLVHNPELLIIDEPLNGLDPRGIKQFRELIEEISLLGKTIIMSSHILTEVESVATRIGVIYDGQLVLDERKQDLVAKYQDGLENFLINKMEGVN; this is encoded by the coding sequence ATGACAACAAGTGTTGAAGTCTTAAGTATAGAGAAGAACTATGGAAGAAAAGAAGTGTTGAAAAATTTCAGTTTAAGCGTTGAAAAAGGAGAAGTCTATGTTTTACTTGGAAAAAATGGTGCAGGAAAGTCGACTTTATTTAAAATTCTGACAGGTTTATCTAAAGCAACTAATGGAGAAATCATCATTTTAAATGAAAGTAAAGATTTGGAAAAAGTAAAAACAAAAATTGGTTCCAATATCAACGAACCGGTCTTTTACGAACATTTAAGTGCACATGAAAATTTGAGAATTCATTGTGAGTATATGGGAGTTTCTAATAATCAGATTAGTGAGTGGCTTAAAACTGTAGGTTTAACAATCGACAATGATCGTCCTGTAAAAGAATATTCTTTAGGAATGCGCCAAAGATTAGTGTTAGCAAGGTGTTTAGTTCATAATCCTGAGTTACTGATCATTGATGAACCATTAAATGGTCTTGATCCTAGAGGGATAAAACAATTTCGAGAACTGATTGAAGAAATTTCATTGTTAGGCAAGACGATTATTATGTCGAGTCATATTTTAACTGAAGTAGAATCTGTTGCTACACGAATCGGAGTAATTTATGATGGGCAACTTGTTTTAGATGAAAGAAAGCAAGATTTAGTAGCTAAATATCAAGATGGCTTGGAAAATTTCTTAATCAACAAAATGGAAGGAGTAAATTAA
- a CDS encoding TetR/AcrR family transcriptional regulator: protein MARNKYPEETKKKILDVAEKLFLEKGYDGTSIQDIVDGLGNMTKGVIYHHFKSKFAILETLMGEADEQAVPDNLHGDTGLEKLQNVLKDTFNAYRRQSIGYSAAVALRSPRILGEQYLQVFNDLVPEMKKIVDEGVVDGSIQTDYPEEISELLMLTFNLWIGFQLSVLSEEELRRKILFIQKMFNGVGVPLLTDEIVQESFKLFSILKKNS, encoded by the coding sequence TTGGCAAGAAACAAGTACCCTGAAGAAACGAAGAAGAAAATACTGGATGTAGCAGAAAAATTATTTCTAGAAAAAGGCTATGATGGAACTTCTATTCAAGACATTGTTGATGGTCTAGGGAATATGACCAAAGGGGTTATTTACCACCACTTTAAATCAAAATTCGCTATTCTAGAAACGCTCATGGGCGAAGCAGATGAACAAGCTGTCCCTGATAATTTGCATGGAGACACTGGATTAGAAAAATTGCAAAATGTCTTAAAAGATACGTTTAATGCTTATCGAAGACAATCAATCGGTTATTCTGCTGCAGTTGCGTTGAGAAGTCCCAGAATATTGGGCGAACAATATTTGCAAGTCTTCAATGATCTTGTCCCAGAAATGAAAAAAATAGTTGATGAAGGAGTCGTTGATGGATCCATTCAAACGGATTATCCAGAAGAGATTTCAGAATTGCTGATGCTAACGTTTAATTTATGGATAGGATTTCAACTTAGTGTTTTATCAGAAGAAGAACTGCGCCGTAAAATTTTATTCATCCAAAAGATGTTTAATGGAGTAGGTGTTCCTTTATTAACAGATGAAATCGTTCAAGAAAGTTTCAAACTATTTTCTATTTTAAAAAAGAATAGCTGA
- a CDS encoding N(5)-(carboxyethyl)ornithine synthase codes for MHQEKLKTIGFVNSHKTGEKRIALLPKDITRINHREVLFFEEGYGSDLNISDTEYAALGCQVVPRNVALEQDIICDPKIGDATFIKNLRPGQTIFGWVHAVQSKEVTDILVDNELSAYVWEDMYEDNRHSYWRNNELAGEAAVMHAYQLNGVMPYDTKVAILGRGNTARGAQRILIGLGADVRVYNRNQEKLFQKEMTEFDVIVNAILWDTSRKDHLIYQTDLERFKPGTLIIDVSCDENGAVETTVPTTLENPIYEINSVIHYAVDHTPTIFYRSTSSAISKETYKYIDDLVEGRPNVILKNALIVEQGRIIDERINQFQNRTTPLQVVNSDDRNPA; via the coding sequence ATGCATCAAGAAAAATTAAAAACAATTGGATTTGTTAACAGTCACAAAACTGGGGAGAAACGAATCGCCTTATTGCCTAAAGACATTACACGAATAAATCACAGAGAAGTTTTATTTTTTGAGGAAGGCTATGGAAGTGATTTAAATATTTCTGATACTGAGTATGCTGCATTAGGTTGTCAGGTTGTTCCAAGAAACGTTGCTTTGGAACAAGATATTATTTGCGATCCTAAAATTGGAGACGCTACTTTTATAAAAAATCTACGTCCAGGACAAACGATATTTGGATGGGTCCATGCTGTTCAGAGCAAAGAAGTGACAGATATATTAGTAGACAATGAGCTTTCTGCTTACGTTTGGGAAGATATGTACGAAGACAATCGCCATTCTTACTGGCGCAATAATGAGTTGGCTGGAGAAGCTGCTGTTATGCACGCTTACCAGTTAAACGGAGTTATGCCATATGATACGAAAGTTGCTATTTTAGGGCGTGGAAATACAGCACGCGGTGCACAACGAATTTTAATCGGATTAGGTGCAGACGTTAGAGTCTATAATCGCAATCAAGAAAAGCTCTTCCAAAAAGAAATGACCGAATTTGATGTGATTGTTAATGCAATCTTATGGGATACTTCACGTAAAGATCATTTGATTTATCAAACAGACTTAGAACGATTTAAACCCGGAACACTGATTATTGATGTCAGTTGTGACGAAAATGGAGCTGTTGAAACGACTGTACCTACTACTTTGGAAAACCCCATTTACGAAATCAATAGTGTTATACACTACGCAGTCGATCATACTCCAACCATTTTTTATCGCTCTACTTCAAGTGCGATTTCAAAAGAAACCTATAAGTATATCGACGATTTAGTTGAAGGGCGTCCTAATGTTATTTTAAAAAATGCTCTAATTGTTGAGCAAGGTCGTATTATTGATGAACGCATCAATCAATTCCAAAATAGAACAACACCTCTCCAAGTTGTTAATTCTGATGACAGAAATCCTGCTTAA